A single window of Cherax quadricarinatus isolate ZL_2023a chromosome 10, ASM3850222v1, whole genome shotgun sequence DNA harbors:
- the LOC128687836 gene encoding dynein intermediate chain 2, ciliary-like has translation MTDGVVMSVDVRLPHDLRVITSDATAGKHLLPVSQVRWVPTEVGQPLCFYSVSADGRVSEWGVLSTSLYHTDILDFHYRPYRTKHSTTSLHGTATCIAFNPQDKSVMVVGVDTGSVLQVNTASTVHALTHYHAHTGPVRAVAWNTYHHKVFATCSLDWSLKVWLQYHTSPLVSLDLGAPVAGLAWSYFSSSVIVGVTDEGRVYVYDLFVRKCRPLCVQNILQRRRSALSCVAFSPFYPVILVGGERGYLLTLKLSPNLRRNHKTRDELSPREAEVCKMERIIATTRSTLK, from the exons atgACTGACGGGGTCGTCATGTCCGTGGACGTACGACTCCCGCACGACCTACGCGTCATCACCTCCGACGCCACGGCTGGCAAGCACCTGCTGCCAGTGTCTCAG GTGAGGTGGGTGCCAACGGAGGTAGGTCAGCCGCTGTGCTTCTACTCTGTGTCTGCTGACGGACGAGTGTCAGAGTGGGgagtgttgtctaccagcctctaCCACACAGACATTCTGGACTTCCACTATCGTCCTTACCGCACTAAACactccaccaccagcctccatG GCACAGCCACATGCATAGCCTTCAACCCACAAGACAAGAGCGTGATGGTAGTGGGCGTGGACACGGGGTCAGTGTTGCAGGTGAACACGGCGTCCACCGTGCACgccctcacccactaccacgcCCACACTGGCCCGGTGagagcagtagcctggaacacctaccaccacaaggTGTTCGCTACCTGCTCCCTCGACTGGTCACTTAAGGTGTGGCTACAGTACCACAC GTCACCTCTGGTGAGCCTTGACTTAGGTGCCCCGGTGGCTGGCCTGGCCTGGTCGTACTTCAGCAGCAGTGTTATTGTTGGGGTGACGGACGAGGGTCGTGTCTACGTGTACGACCTCTTTGTCCGCAAATGTCGCCCTCTGTGTGTGCAGAATATCCTGCAAAGACGTCGTTCTGCTCTCTCCTGCGTCGCCTTCAGTCCCTTCTACCCCGTCATTCTGGTGGGTGGAGAGAG AGGATACCTTCTGACGCTGAAGTTGTCGCCCAACCTGAGGAGAAACCACAAGACCAGAGATGAGCTGAGCCCGAGGGAGGCAGAGGTGTGTAAGATGGAGCGTATCATCGCAACCACCAGGAGCACACTCAAGTAG
- the LOC128687837 gene encoding dickkopf-related protein 3-like encodes MCGFSRWVVMQVWVLVGCCSAATHGLAWLFTPTYQDVPGRHNTRDLNNAHTPVQPYNPYQDLRLCMNDRVCARGEFCDAHYGVCRQRVPEGAACRRDSMCERGMDCMFGTCEARVPRGGEGARCRRERDCDPGMCCARRQGQQVCQRLLQQGDKCYVPEGGPDYAINERCPCQTGLICKYTSPDPPPNDPGIAFWAAYENMKCVPPSHTPRLRS; translated from the exons ATGTGTGGGTTCTCCCGGTGGGTTGTGatgcaggtgtgggtgctggtgggctGCTGCTCCGCGGCTACACACGGTCTTGCCTGGCTCTTTACACCCACATACCAAGACGTCCCCGGGCGACACAACACCCGTGATCTTAACAACGCCCACACGCCCGTTCAGCCTTACAACCCATATCAAGACCTG CGTCTGTGTATGAACGAccgcgtgtgtgcgcgtggtgAGTTCTGCGACGCACACTACGGAGTGTGTCGCCAGCGGGTGCCCGAGGGTGCAGCTTGCCGCCGCGACAGCATGTGTGAACGTGGCATGGACTGCATGTTTGGCACGTGTGAGGCGCGAGTGCCTCGCGGTGGCGAAGGCGCGAGGTGCCGCAGGGAGCGCGACTGCGACCCAGGGATGTGTTGCGCCCGCcgccaggggcagcaggtgtgccAGCGCCTCCTGCAGCAGGGGGACAAGTGCTACGTGCCCGAGGGAGGCCCCGACTACGCTATCAACGAGCGGTGTCCTTGCCAGACTGGACTCATCTGCAAGTACACCAGCCCTGACCCGCCTCCCAACGATCCTGGCATCGCCTTCTGGGCCGCCTACGAGAATATGAAGTGCGTCCCACCGTCCCACACCCCGCGTCTGCGCTCCTGA